The following proteins come from a genomic window of Gottfriedia acidiceleris:
- a CDS encoding DNA-3-methyladenine glycosylase family protein codes for MWKEEVALETQYQWEEVLKRLEHEPTFTVHYAEKRLSIPLYIDGDQAVVKVKKINDAPVQFEVISEHENKEKILEEVATILQWQTEFEELHHHLRQTTISPLIDLFGHTPITVSNDPFACLITCIIHQQIQRTFAIQVTKRFVRMYGERIGNSWFFPSPEIIANLTIDELRDLQLSTRKAEYMIGIAKAWSEGVLSHQDYRTLSSDEISKELIKLKGVGPWTVENFLLFGLGRKDIFPVGDVGIQIALQKLLNLDEKPSKEIMDYVKEQVSPFGSYAALYLWKSIE; via the coding sequence ATTTACAGTGCATTATGCTGAAAAGCGGTTAAGCATTCCACTTTATATTGATGGGGATCAAGCAGTTGTAAAGGTTAAGAAAATAAATGATGCTCCGGTTCAGTTTGAAGTCATTAGTGAACATGAAAATAAAGAGAAAATTCTCGAAGAAGTTGCTACTATTTTGCAATGGCAAACAGAATTTGAAGAACTACATCATCATTTAAGACAAACTACAATTTCTCCTCTAATTGACCTTTTTGGACATACACCAATTACCGTTTCAAATGATCCTTTTGCCTGTTTAATTACATGTATTATTCATCAACAAATACAGCGTACATTTGCTATCCAAGTAACAAAACGATTTGTTCGAATGTATGGTGAAAGAATTGGTAATTCGTGGTTTTTTCCATCTCCTGAAATAATTGCTAATTTAACAATAGATGAGTTAAGAGATTTGCAGCTTAGTACTAGAAAAGCTGAATATATGATTGGAATTGCTAAAGCTTGGAGTGAAGGAGTTTTAAGTCATCAAGATTATCGGACATTATCTTCGGATGAAATTTCAAAGGAGTTAATCAAACTTAAGGGAGTCGGTCCTTGGACAGTTGAAAACTTCTTATTATTTGGTCTAGGTCGAAAAGATATTTTCCCAGTTGGTGATGTTGGAATTCAAATCGCACTTCAAAAGCTTTTAAATTTAGATGAAAAGCCTTCGAAAGAAATAATGGATTATGTAAAAGAGCAGGTTTCTCCGTTTGGAAGCTACGCTGCCCTTTATCTTTGGAAGAGCATAGAATAA
- a CDS encoding amidohydrolase family protein, which yields MIVDCHFHVDESMLTLEKMIEGIDKNNIAKTALIPHMSETMFESDSTIQYHIQRLFRFLILNTPQIGHKIYNGLVKDGYLKLYGNSYKIFTKPQNDIVANAIARFPDRFLGWVAVNPLIPYFMEEVEFYLKNPSFIGVKAHPFMHGYSIKALDPVAALCESKGVPMIIHLSSEIDSYKYLPENFPKLKLIFAHAGLPFWKKLWKYVKEKPNVYVDTSSDYLNPLIVKQAVEALGYHKVLFGCDGPYGMKQFNEYDYSDKKSWIECLLIPDNEKEYILGKNFLGLIE from the coding sequence ATGATTGTTGATTGCCATTTTCATGTGGATGAATCTATGCTGACTTTAGAAAAAATGATCGAGGGGATAGATAAAAATAATATAGCAAAAACTGCTCTAATCCCTCATATGAGTGAAACAATGTTTGAATCGGATAGTACCATTCAGTATCATATCCAACGATTATTCCGTTTTCTAATACTTAATACACCTCAAATTGGGCACAAAATTTATAATGGTCTTGTGAAAGATGGCTATTTGAAACTTTATGGTAATTCATATAAGATTTTTACAAAGCCGCAAAATGATATCGTGGCTAATGCAATTGCAAGATTTCCAGACCGATTTCTTGGTTGGGTAGCAGTGAACCCATTGATTCCTTATTTTATGGAAGAAGTAGAATTCTATCTTAAAAACCCTAGTTTTATTGGGGTAAAAGCTCATCCATTCATGCATGGTTATAGTATTAAAGCTCTTGATCCAGTCGCTGCTTTATGTGAATCAAAAGGTGTACCTATGATTATTCATCTATCTTCTGAGATTGACTCCTATAAATATCTACCAGAAAATTTCCCTAAACTTAAATTAATATTTGCTCACGCTGGCCTACCATTTTGGAAAAAGTTATGGAAATATGTTAAGGAAAAACCAAATGTATATGTTGATACGTCAAGTGACTATCTTAATCCGTTAATTGTAAAACAAGCAGTGGAGGCTTTAGGTTACCATAAAGTTCTTTTTGGTTGTGACGGTCCATATGGAATGAAACAATTTAATGAATATGACTATTCGGACAAGAAAAGTTGGATTGAATGCCTTCTAATT
- the rlmD gene encoding 23S rRNA (uracil(1939)-C(5))-methyltransferase RlmD, whose translation MSNQLENKLEVGQSFPITIKRIGINGEGVGYFKRQVVFIKGALPGEEVVAEVTNVHNGFAEGKIQRIRKASPDRVEPTCKIYEKCGGCQIQHASYEGQLRYKRDIVIQAMEKYAKDLLEKTPIKETIGMENPWNYRNKSQLQAGLEKNKIIAGLYTQNSHNVVDIGHCPIQHEDLNKITGKVKKILTRLNIPVYNERKNKGVIRTIVARVGLRTGQIQLVLVTGTKDFPQKNDLISEIKKRIPEVTSLMQNINNQMTSVIFGRETVYLSGEEVIEEKLGDLSFELSARAFFQLNPEQTVKLYNEVKKAAALTGTEKVVDAYCGVGTIGLWLAKDAKEVRGMDVTKEAIIDAKTNALSHGFTNTHYEAGKAEQVLPKWLNEGWKPDVIITDPPRTGCDEEFLNTVLKIKPKKLVYVSCNPSTLARDLKVLSKSYDVKYLQPVDMFPHTAHVECVAELVLK comes from the coding sequence ATGAGCAATCAGTTAGAAAATAAATTAGAAGTAGGCCAATCCTTTCCTATTACAATTAAACGTATTGGGATTAATGGTGAGGGTGTCGGTTACTTCAAACGACAAGTAGTCTTTATTAAAGGAGCATTACCTGGTGAGGAAGTAGTTGCAGAGGTAACGAATGTTCACAACGGTTTTGCAGAGGGGAAAATTCAACGTATTCGAAAAGCATCACCAGATCGCGTAGAACCAACTTGTAAAATCTACGAAAAATGTGGTGGTTGTCAAATTCAGCATGCATCTTATGAAGGACAACTTCGATATAAACGCGACATTGTCATCCAAGCAATGGAAAAGTATGCGAAAGATTTACTAGAAAAAACACCAATTAAAGAAACGATTGGTATGGAAAATCCTTGGAATTATCGCAACAAAAGTCAGCTTCAAGCTGGGTTAGAAAAAAATAAAATCATCGCTGGACTATATACACAAAACTCTCATAATGTAGTCGATATTGGTCATTGCCCAATCCAACATGAGGATTTAAATAAAATTACAGGTAAAGTGAAGAAAATTTTAACTCGTTTAAATATCCCTGTTTATAATGAACGAAAAAATAAAGGGGTAATTCGAACAATTGTAGCGCGAGTTGGTTTACGTACTGGTCAAATCCAATTAGTACTAGTAACTGGAACGAAAGATTTTCCTCAAAAAAATGATTTAATCAGTGAAATTAAAAAACGAATTCCTGAAGTGACAAGCTTAATGCAAAACATTAATAATCAAATGACTTCAGTGATCTTTGGTCGTGAAACTGTCTATTTATCAGGTGAAGAAGTAATTGAAGAAAAGCTTGGAGACTTATCATTCGAACTATCGGCAAGAGCGTTTTTCCAATTAAATCCTGAACAAACAGTTAAGCTATATAATGAAGTCAAAAAAGCAGCGGCACTTACCGGAACAGAAAAAGTCGTAGATGCTTATTGTGGAGTAGGGACAATCGGACTATGGCTAGCAAAAGACGCAAAAGAAGTTCGAGGCATGGACGTAACGAAAGAAGCAATCATCGATGCGAAAACAAATGCCCTAAGCCATGGATTTACAAATACTCATTACGAAGCAGGTAAAGCTGAACAAGTATTACCGAAATGGTTAAATGAAGGCTGGAAACCAGACGTTATTATAACTGATCCACCGAGAACTGGCTGTGATGAGGAGTTTTTAAATACTGTATTAAAAATTAAGCCGAAGAAATTAGTATATGTTTCTTGTAATCCTTCTACTTTAGCTAGGGATTTAAAGGTATTGAGTAAGAGTTATGATGTGAAGTATTTGCAGCCTGTTGATATGTTTCCGCATACTGCACATGTTGAGTGTGTGGCGGAGCTTGTCTTAAAATAA